The DNA segment GAGGAGGGTGCCCTTCCTGATAGCGGCGAACAAGATAGACCGTATACCCGGCTGGAAGCCTCACCCCGACGCTCCGTTCATAGAGACCATACGCAAGCAGGACCCGAAGGTGAGGGAGATACTGGAGCAGCGGGTGTACGAGATTGTAGGCAAGATGTATGAGGCGGGCCTGCCAGCGGAGCTTTTCACGAGGATAAAGGACTTCAGGAAGAAGATAGCCATAGTTCCGGTCTCCGCCAGGACTGGGGAGGGTATACCAGAGCTGCTGGCCGTGCTGGCAGGCCTCACCCAGACTTACCTCAGGGATAGGCTGAGGTACGCTGAGGGCCCGGCCAAGGGTGTCGTCCTTGAGGTCAAGGAGATGCAGGGCTTCGGCACTGTGGTAGACGCCGTCATATACGAGGGGGTTCTAAAGAAGGAGGATATAATAGTGGTCGGCGGGAGGGAGGGGCCTATTGTGACCAGGGTGAGAGCCCTCCTCATGCCAGCGCCGCTCCAGGACATCAGGAGTAGGGAGGCGAGGTTCGTCCAGGTGGACCGCGTCTACGCCGCGGCTGGCGTTAGGATAGCCGCGCCGGGCCTTGACGACGTTATAGCTGGCAGCCCCATATATGCGGCGGAGAATGAGGAGCAGGCTAGAAGGCTTATGGAGGCGGTTCAGAGGGAGATAGAGGAGCTGAGGTTCAGGACCGAGAATATAGGGGTTGTGGTTAAGGCCGACACCCTAGGGACTCTGGAGGCCCTGGTGGAGGCGCTCAGGAGGAGGGGGGTCCCAGTCAGGCTTGCAGACATAGGCCCCGTATCGAGATCCGACGTGTTGGACGCCGCGGTCACCCGCAAGATAGACCCGTACCTAGGTGTAGTGCTGGCCTTCAACGTGAAGGTCCTCCCGGAGGCCGAGGAGGAGGCGGCGAGGGCCGGTGTAAGGATCTTCAGGGAGAGCGTTATATACAAGCTTATCGAGGATTACGAGGAGTGGGTTAAGAGCGAGAAGGAGGCCGAGAGGCTGAGGGCGCTCAACAGTCTGATCAGGCCCGGGAAGTTCAGGATACTGCCGGGCTACGTGTTCAGGAGGAGCGACCCCGCCATAGTCGGCGTCGAGGTCCTCGGGGGCGTGATAAGGCCGGGCTACCCGGTTATGGACAGCCAGGGGAGGGAGCTGGGGAGGATAATGGCTATAAAGGATAGGGACAGGAGCCTCGAGGAGGCAAGGCTCGGGGCGGCCGTTGCCATCTCGATACAGGGGAGGATACTTATAGGGAGGCACGCCAGCGAGGGGGATATACTCTACACGAACGTCCCGGCCCAGCACGCCTACAATATACTCACCGAGTTCAAGGACCTCGTGTCTAAGGACGAGCTCGACGTTCTCAGGGAGATAGCGGAGATTAAGAGGAAGGCGGGGGACAGCGAATACAGCAAGGTGCTTCTCAGGCTTAAAATAAAGCGTGCGGGCTAGAGGAGCGAGGGCTAGACGCCCTCAGCCACTGTCTACCACTCAACAACGTCCGACTCGCTGAACAGAACCTTGAACTCCCTCTGGAAGCTTTCAGGAGAGTCGCTGGCGTGAACTATGTTCTTCATTATATCGAGGCTGAAGTCGCCTCGTATAGTTCCAGGCGCAGCCTTCCTCCCGTCGGTAGCCCCTATCATCAGCCTGACAACGTTCACAGCTTCATCACCCTCGACTACCATCGCCACGACCGGGCCGCTGGTTATAAACTCCACCAGCTCACCGAAGAAGGGCTTATCCCTGTGGACACTGTAGAACTCCTCAGCCTTCTCCCTCGTCAGCCTCATCATCTTCATGGCAACTATTTTAAGCCCCTTCCTCTCCACCCTCGACACCACCTCGCCTATAAGCCTCCTCACCACGCCGTCCGGCTTGACCACGAGGAGAGTCCTCTCCACAGCCATTCGACTCCACCGGGGCTTTGACTCTGGATCGTAGGGATAATAAGGATACGCCGCTCAGCGGGGCGCAGGGGTGGCTCCCCTAACACTAGAGTGGGAGGAGGCGCTTGCCGAGCCAGGCTCTGGCCAGGAGGTCGAATGCGAAGAGGAGGAGCATAAGCCCCACCAGAGCCATTAGGGCCCTGTAGGCTGGGGCGAACGTGGACGCCACATCACCCATCCCCGCTAGGAGTGCAAGCCAAGCGAAGTCCATCCACACGTGGCTAGCATACATAACCAGCGCCCCGAGGGGAGGGCTCCTTGCAGCCCCCGTTATCAGTGGGAAGCCTACGCTAACCCACCAGAGGAGGAAGTGGGCGTTGAACCCCGTGAGTACCACGCCTATTACAAAGGCGGTGGCATAGCTAGAAGGCTCGAGGGGTATGGCGCTGTTACCCGCCCCAGGGCCTCTGGCTGCGGCTTCGAAGGATAGGATCGAGAAGTAGAGTATAAAGAGCGAGATGGCGGTGGTAAGTGGGCGGTAGAGCCTCTTTATGTACAACTCGATAGAGGAGCTAGCCTTTAGAAGGAGGAACACGAAGGGGAGTTCGAAGGCCATGTGGCCGAGAGCCACGAAAACGCCCCCCACCCACCCTAGGTAGGCGCCCGCCACTATGGCGCTTAGGGAGAGGGGGCCTGGGGAGAGGGCGCCGCTAGGTGTTATAAGCACAGTCTTAACAGCCAGCCTGGCTAGGCCACCCTCCTCGCCAGACACCCCTCCACACCGCCGAAGAGGCCCCCATGAACGGGTGGCGGGCGCCCTAGTCC comes from the Aeropyrum camini SY1 = JCM 12091 genome and includes:
- the ndk gene encoding nucleoside-diphosphate kinase; translated protein: MAVERTLLVVKPDGVVRRLIGEVVSRVERKGLKIVAMKMMRLTREKAEEFYSVHRDKPFFGELVEFITSGPVVAMVVEGDEAVNVVRLMIGATDGRKAAPGTIRGDFSLDIMKNIVHASDSPESFQREFKVLFSESDVVEW
- a CDS encoding LysE family transporter; its protein translation is MSGEEGGLARLAVKTVLITPSGALSPGPLSLSAIVAGAYLGWVGGVFVALGHMAFELPFVFLLLKASSSIELYIKRLYRPLTTAISLFILYFSILSFEAAARGPGAGNSAIPLEPSSYATAFVIGVVLTGFNAHFLLWWVSVGFPLITGAARSPPLGALVMYASHVWMDFAWLALLAGMGDVASTFAPAYRALMALVGLMLLLFAFDLLARAWLGKRLLPL
- the infB gene encoding translation initiation factor IF-2 translates to MSGDGDTRPGGRRLRQPIVVVLGHVDHGKTTLLDKIRRTAVAAKEAGGITQHIGASIVPAEVIEKVAEPLKKVIPVKLVIPGLLFIDTPGHELFSNLRRRGGSVADFAILVVDIMEGFKPQTYEALELLKERRVPFLIAANKIDRIPGWKPHPDAPFIETIRKQDPKVREILEQRVYEIVGKMYEAGLPAELFTRIKDFRKKIAIVPVSARTGEGIPELLAVLAGLTQTYLRDRLRYAEGPAKGVVLEVKEMQGFGTVVDAVIYEGVLKKEDIIVVGGREGPIVTRVRALLMPAPLQDIRSREARFVQVDRVYAAAGVRIAAPGLDDVIAGSPIYAAENEEQARRLMEAVQREIEELRFRTENIGVVVKADTLGTLEALVEALRRRGVPVRLADIGPVSRSDVLDAAVTRKIDPYLGVVLAFNVKVLPEAEEEAARAGVRIFRESVIYKLIEDYEEWVKSEKEAERLRALNSLIRPGKFRILPGYVFRRSDPAIVGVEVLGGVIRPGYPVMDSQGRELGRIMAIKDRDRSLEEARLGAAVAISIQGRILIGRHASEGDILYTNVPAQHAYNILTEFKDLVSKDELDVLREIAEIKRKAGDSEYSKVLLRLKIKRAG